In Betta splendens chromosome 1, fBetSpl5.4, whole genome shotgun sequence, the genomic stretch ATGTGTTAATCTGCACCGCGTATGGACTGCACATAATCGTTATACCGTAATGGCTCACAGATTTCATGATGCTGAGTTGAATATGCTTGGAATGAATTTAGATTCCTGAGTGTCTGCTTTACAAAGAAGGTTCTAGTTCAAACCGTATTGTGTTGTGGTTCTGGGCATTAAGAAGTTAGCCTTAAGAGAGATGCTGTGACTGGGTCACCAACGTATCGTGTGACATGATCGCAAATTACCGAGACACATCTGGAGGTCCTCCATGGTTGCTGCAGTGACAAGTATACTGGTGTAGTGTGTCCTGTAAGCTGCAGAACCTGTCAATAAAGCTATTTAGTGGTTCTCTGTTAGAACCACTTGCACAAGATCCCTGTGTGTTCCCTCCACAGCATTCTGCAATACCAGGTCTGTCCTCCGAGCCCTGCATATCTTGATGGACAACCCAACCTTCGCATTTGTTAATTTATGTAAAGGAAATTTCTGCAAGGTTTGGGCAAGGATTTGTTTGTTGTGACacacaaaacctttttttggTTGTGTAAGACTCTGGTCTTGTGATTCTTTGACTCCTGAATTGCGTTATTCACTTTACTTTCATTGCTTTGTAGTGGTGTAGCAGCTTTTTAGGAGACAGTTTGTAAGGAATGCTTGACAAACACTTGTTTCTTGGGCACATCTCAAAGAATTCTTAAGATTTTTTTCCCATCAGGccatttgacattttaacaaGGTGTGCATTTTTATCTGGGCCACTTGTAACTTTATGGATTGACGGTCATGATGGCCCTTTTTGACAAGCCAGCGCAGGAACTTAAATCATTTTGCCTGGCGAAGGGAAAACTATCCTAAAATTACATGTCAAGTATTCCTTTGAGGAAACCCCCTTCTCACAACCGTAGAATGTGTCATGTCTTAATCAAGGGTTAGGCCTTTTATCTACAGATTGAATTTGCCAATGAAACTCGTATTGAGGGATTTTTAGAGATTGACAGAGTAGTTTTAGTAGAAGTTTGCCTGTTAAATTCTATTGCGCTGTGGCAGATGTTAATTTTTCTTAAGTGGCATTTAACTTCTATACGTCTTTTAATTATGATCATAAACGGGAGTATTACCATCTTAGGTTGGGATTTCACAAGTAAATCTTGTTTCAACTAAATGTAGAACGTTTGCTTGTTTTTAGAAAAGGAACAGTTCACCAGTCTTCCAGTTTTATGCTGACTCTCTTACGTGCATTAGTTTTTAGACTTCAGAATGAAGGTCTTTTCAGTTTGAAGATTtagatgggaaataaaaaggaatgGACACTTGGTGAAGAACTATTCGGACTTTTATTGTCCACACTGTCTCTCTTGTGTAAAATACCTTTTAATGTCTGTACTCTGATTCCCCTGCAGACTGATTCTTCTCCTTCACTGTCACTCGCCCAACTTACCAAGGTACAGTTACTTAACATGCTGGTTATGCTTCCAGGAAATATTTTTTTGCTCAAAAAAGACCTAAAGTTGAAGCTGAAATCAAATTTTCTCTAATTCCTGTTCTTTGTTTTAGACTGCTAATCTGGTTGATGCAAATGCGTCAGAGGAGGACAAGATTAAGGCCATGATGACTCAGTCCAACCATGAGTATGACCCAATAAAGTTAGTATACACACTTTGCTTTTGTGCATGATTattacacatttaaatatgGGTTTGTACTAAACACGTATGTATCTTAATACTTGCCTAAACCTTTCTCCATAGCTACTCTAAGAAGGCAGTTGGACCTCCACCTGCTCACTACACGTGCTTTCGTTGTGGAAAGGCTGGTCACTATATTCGCCAGTGCCCCATGCTAATGGTAATAAACATTAAAGATAATAGATGTTAAGACTCTGCTGTAAAAATTACTGCATGAAAGTgtaatgtttgcttttcttaTGACCTTTTAGGTCCAGGATAAGAGTGTTGAAGGTCCCAAGCCAGTAAGGATTAGTAAAGGCATACCTCAGAGTTTCATGGTGAAAGCAGAGCCAGGCACCAAGGGAGCCATGTTAACCAGCACTGGAGAATATGCTATACCTGCAATAGATGCGTATGTTTCAACTAGCACACCTACCTAACTACTTTCTGTATTTAGTATATTTGGACAGAAGATCTGCTTTCCTTTGTTGCTTTCTACCAACTTCCTGAAGATAAAAGCTCACATCTTTTATTATAGGGAAGCATATGCACTGGGAAAGAAAGAGCGTCCTCCATTTGTTCCACATGACCAGTCATCATCCGAGGATGACTCGGACCCAATCCCTGATGAATTATTGTGTCCAATCTGCAACGACCTGATGACAGATGCCGTAGTTATACCTTGCTGTGGAAACAGTTACTGTGATGACTGTAAGTTCTCAGTTATGAAGAGCATGAGTAATATCATTCCCAGTTTGCAATAGCCTAGAACTGTGATTCCAATGAATTATTTGAAATGACTTGATAACAAGCAGACACTTATCTTAAATACGTAACTCTGTGTCATATCTCATTTATCTGTATGTGGCTCCAACATTCAACACATTTACCCAAATGTATCTTATTTTCAGATTAGCTCAGCCTCAGACCATGTGGTGTCAGttcaaattcattcattcttgctttgatgttttacagtacagtggaaTGATTTTACTTTAGGTTTCTGTGACTGTTAAGAAACTTGCTTGTTTGGCCTTTATTAATTAAGCAAATTTTTCAGGTATCCGGACTGCCTTGTTGGACTCAGAGGAGCACATCTGCTACACATGCAAACAGTCAGATGTTTCACCGGATAATCTTATTGCCAATAAATTTCTTCGACAGGTAAAAATGTGTAATTCTTGCAGAAAGCTTGCAAGTTTTTACTAAAACCAGACCTCAATTCTCATAGTaaaactgtgttgtttttttttctccatcagGCTGTAAACAACTTCAAGAATGAGACTGGCTACACCAAACATGCTCGCAAGCAGGTCCAGCATGCAATACCACCTCCACCACGTCCTCAGTTAGTCAGGCCTCCAAACTCGAGACAGCAGGACCCACTGCTGGCCAATGTCTCTAAACCTCCAAGTGCACCCACCCGAACCCTTCCACCACAGGTCACTCCTCCTGTGACTGAAACGGCACCTACTTCTGCTGTAACTGCTGCTCCTACACcacctcatgctgctgctgttgttgaaagTGAAGCTGCTTCACCAGCCCCTCCACCTGTGATGGATCGCCACTCCCCTATGCACTCTATCAGCCAGGGTGAACCACCCCCACCAGGGTAAGCCTGATATCCAACCACATATTTGACAGTGGTttaaaaatgaatcatttttgTCAGTCATGggtctgttttttaaaaatgtatatgtttTAGTGAGACAGATCCAGAACCTACTGTGGCAACAGGATCATCTGTAACTTCAGAACGTAGATCACAGGTGAGTCTTGTCTTCATCGCCTGAATATAGATGAACTAGTTTGATAAAAACTTGTATGTGTAAATTTATAGAAATCataatttgttgttgttgttttttttaaaaactataATACTGAAACACACTTGTAAACTCAAACATCTCAGAGGTAACCACATTTTTCTCACAGGGGTATCATGTAACTGTGCTTGGTCACCCACCACCTACAAGGCTGCTCAACCCTCCAGGTGAAAGATTTAGGTCATTTCGAAACATTAAGTGGTTTTGGAGCAAAGACAATCCAGTaattaacagttttttttactttaatagtTAACCATATGCGCCCTCACCATGTTGGCAGAGGCAGACACTGGGAAAGGTAAGATCTGATTCTGGTCTATTTATAGTTTGTGTCATATTCTGTCAGCCTTACAatggtttttgtttctctctcagtACCAGGTCTTACAGAGCCAGAGCAGAGCACCCATCCACTCATGTCCCGACAgtgccacctccagctcctgctccttcagtaTACCCATCTCCCTCTCTTTATCCACCTCCGCAGCCCTACCCCCCTCCCTACCCATCAGCCCCTGGCCTTATTGCCCCTCCTGCCCTCGGTTATCAACCCCAGCCAATATTTGGACCCGGGCCTCCCGGGCTCAACCCTCCTTGGGTTGCCCCCGGAACCCAGCCCCCTCTTGCCACACTCCCACCTTCTCTGGCTCAGCCCCCTCTCTCAAAGGATGATTTTTACAGACCGCGGCACAGACAAGACAAGTAAGTAATTTCTTTTTTGAGAAATGTGGAGTTTACACAGAACACATCAAGAAATAGCTCTTACAAGTAATAATTCAGTAAAATCAAAATGGGTATAAGTTTcacacattcatttgttttgtgtccaTAGAGTTGCATCCAAATTGGACGAATTTACTAAAGATTTCCACAAAGAACTTATGAAGTACAGAAATCCACCAAAGAGACGAAGACCATCATATTCTAGGTAATATTTTTgaaaaaggaataaaaatttgtttccttttttaatcaAATCCTCAAAGCCAAATGTAAATTGTATTTTCATAATTTGCTTTCCTTTCTACTTTTCTTTACTAGGTCCCGGTCATTCAGTCGCTCCCCCTTCAGCCGTTCTCCTTACTCTCGCTCTAGATCAAGGTCTAGATCAAGATCAGTATCCAGATCTTACTCTTATTCCCCCAGCAGATCCCGCTCCCGCTCAAGGTCTCATGGCCGGCCTTATCCCCGCTCACCTTATTCTAGACGGAATGGTCGTAGTTATGGACGGTCACGATCAAGGTCCCGCTCTCGTTCAAGGTCTTATGGATATCGGCGGTCTGGTTCACCACGCTCTCCTTTGTCCTACCGAGGTGGAGCCTGGGAGGGAGCGGAAGGCCCTGCATCTTACAGATCTAGGTCACGCTCTCGATCTCCTGGTGCTTACCGGAGCCGTACACCAAGTGGACGAAAGCTCCCTCCCCGGGAGCTAGCACATTATGACATGAAGACTTCCAGCCCTGGTGGTCATGATCGCTGGGACAAAGAAAGGTATCGACAGTGGGAGTCTGCAGACTGGTTCTACAAAGACTACGACAACCAGCACCCTTCACTTCATCAAAGAGGCCGTGGCAGCCGAGACAGGGAGAGGGAAAGAATGTCCCCATTGTCCAGAGATTATTCCCCacaaggaagaggaagaagaggcaaAGAAGACAGAGGTGCTCCACCtcatcatcctccatcctcttcctcatcggGGACTAAGTCCAGCAAAGTcttgaagacaaaaaagataaaaaagaagaaaacaggagaTGAACCAGAGCCATCACATCAGTCGGTGGATAGAGGAGACGCTACTCCTGTCAGAGATGAACCAATGGATGAAATCCCTTCACTCACCAAAACGCCGCCTGTTTCCTCTAAGCCTCCATCCAGCACTACAAGCACTAAAGCCCCAGCCTCTAAAAGCACTGCTGCACCTGGTAAACCCTCAACCAAGTCAACATCAAAGTCTCAGTCtgataaaattaaaaaagagaaGGGTCAGAAGGGAAAAGCTAAAGTCAAAACGGAGGGTGTGAAAGTAAAGAGCGAAAAGGTAAAGAAAAAGAGTGGTGAAGCAGTTGTGACCAAAAGGAAAGATTCCTCATCAATGGTTGCTAAACCATTAACTACCAGGACTGTTAAATCCAAGCCAGAAGATGCCCTCAACTCCACAACCCCCAAGAAGGACAAGAGTAAAACCTCTGCAGTTAAACCTGCCCTACTCAAAacccctccgcctccctcccAAAACCTGCCCCTGCCTCATTCTTCTCTTCATGAGGGTTCTCGAGCTGGCCAAGACATTCGGGGGAGAAGAGATCTCCTGCAGGGTGGTGGTCTCCTTCCTGTCCCTCATCCACATGGGCTGCCACCCTTCCACCGACCTCCCTCCCCAGTGGAGAGTCGGAGGAGGATTGGAGAGGAGGGCCGATCTTTACTTGGACCTCCTCCTGGAAAGCTGAGGAGGCTTGATGGGCTAATGGGTGGTCCTGACATGATGCCCCACTCTCACATATCTCACCCGCACCTGATACACAGACTCCCTCCTCCCACAGACAGACCTGGTCTTCTTCCCATACCAGGAAGCCGAGACATGGCCAGAGGTGACACAGATAGAGGATCTATTAGACCTCTAATGGACCTTCAGGTGGGCTTGCTGTTAATGTAATTCTTTCTACAAATTTTAAGTTAAAAAAATAGGCATTTTAAACCATTTTAAAATGGTTGATTTTTATTTGGACTGTCACAATCAGTCACTGAAATGTATTTTGTCCAATTTTCAGGTAAAGCCACTAAGGAAGATCAAGTTGAACAGAGACCTGGGAAGAAAAAGCAGCACTGAGACAGCTGCCTCTGATAGAACTCCATTGGGTCCCGAGAAGATGGTACCCTCAGAACGATCAGCTACTGCTACCAAAGAAGGAGACAGACCAAGTAGTACCCCAGAAGGAGCTAGAGGAAAGGAGCGATCTGCGTCTGCAGAGAGAGGAGTATCCAGAGAAAGACCAGGAAGTGCTGGAGAGAGACTGCAGGgcacagacagagagcaggacaGAAGCTCTGGACCGGACAGAGCtacagacagagagcaggacaGAGGCTCTGGACtggacagagaaagagacaggacCGCTgaccgagagagagacaggaccGCTgaccgagagagagacaggaccGCTgaccgagagagagacaggaccGCTGACCGAGAGAGGGACAGGACCGCTGACCGAGAGAGGGACAGGATCGCTGACCGAGAGAGGGACAGGATCGCTGACCGAGAGAGGGACAGGACCGCGGACCGAGAGAGGGACAGGACCGGTGAACGAGAGAGGGACAGGACCGCTGAACGAGAGAGGGACAGGACCGCTGAACGAGAGAGGGACAGGACCGCTGAACGAGAGAGGGACAGGACCGCTGAACGAGAGAGGGACAGGACCGCGGACCGAGAGAGGGACAGGACCGCGGACCGAGAGAGGGACAGGACCGCGGAccgagagagggacagaggtcTGGGGTCTGACAGAGACAAAGGTCTGGGGTCtgacagagagaaggaaaaagtGTCAGGGTCCCAGAAGGGAGCAGGTGCAGTGGAAAGAGAGACTGAGGGAGAAAGGTGTATGAGGACAGAACGCAAAAACTCCAGTGGTGGAAGTGGAAGATCTGTCTCTCTCGATAAAATGACTATTGGAGAAAAATCGGCTAGGAGACAGGTCGATCATCAAGACAAACCAAGCGGATCTAAGGAAAGGGGAGACGTGGCAGAACAAGTTTCTAAATCTGACAGGTGTGTGATATGGATTTGCCTGTTGCTTGTCAAACCATCCCTATACATGGTTAGAGAGCATGATATAGTCGTTTTATCTGTAAACACAGTTGTTATATGCATAATTATATTCATATTTCCCAGGAGTGTGTCCAAGGACAGAACAGAGCGGAGCATGCCCTCAGGAGagaaaccagctgctgctcacagagaAGGTAATTTGAATCACTGAGTGATTGTATGCATGTGTGAAGAAAGAACTTGggttttgtgctgtgttttgcaTATGCATATTTAATTATGCATTTATACCCACCATCTCCTGTTGCAGCTAAAGGtggtgatgaagctgctgctatGAAGAGCAAACCAAAGATCAGCAGAAAGGCTCTGACAAGCCACACTATGAGCTCTACTAGGTAATGTGTGCCTATTTTGATCATTGATTTAGGGATTTGCTGTTTTCTGTTGGTGAAGCTGAATGTTACTTTTACTTTGTACTCTTAATTTTAACAAGAAAGGTAATAGTTTGTTTTCTTGAACACTAGGTCAACTCAGGACACAAAGAGGGACTCAGAAAGAGATTCAAAGAGTGCGTCTTCAAAACCTGCCACGCAGTGTTCACCTAGCTTTGTCAAGAGCCCTGCCCGGACCCCCAGTGTGAGCCCCGAACCCAGTCCGATCAGCGAGGAGCCGCTCATTCAGCCACCTCCTCGGTCCAAGTgggagagagaagacgatgaagagGGACAGGAAAATGGCTCCGTTGCATCCAAAGAACCCTCACCTGTGCCTCAAAAGAGCCGAGGCAGGGAGGGGCAGACCGAAGCTCCCAGGCTTGTTAGGAGTGAAGGTCGAGATGCCACAAAAGAAGATAGGAAAGGAGCCGTGAAGGAGGACAAAAAAGGGAGAGCACAGAGGGACGACAGTAAGGGCAGCagatcaacacacacaaattctgACAAACAGGCCAAAAGTAAAACTATGAGAGAGGATGGAAGAGGGGTGACAGGGAAAGAGGAAAGAGCAACAgagggcagaggtggaggagcaagAGAGGAGAATCGAGGCCCAGAGCCCAGGAGACAGCGTTTGTGTTCTGACCTGGGTCGTGAGACAGACGAGGCCGCCTTCGTCCCTGACTACAGCGAAGGCGAAGGCTCGgagccagagagaggaaggagtggCAGCGCCAGCCCGTCTCTGAGTCACCCCTCTGACAGCCCCACTCCAAGCAACCACAGCGGCtcagcaacaaccacaacggacaagaagaagaagaaacacaagaaacataaaaaacacaagaagcacaAGAAGCACGGCAGCCAGGACAAAGAGGGCGAACACAAGGAGCACAAGCAtaaacacaagaagaagaaacacaaaaagagcaaagacaaggacgcggaggaagaggagaaaaccgAGAAAGCAGAAGAGGAGACTCCGTGCTAACAAGCAAAACTAGGCCTACAGGTTAACATCTGCATGTACCGCTCAAAGCGAGTAGAAGATGTCTTTGACTGTTCACGGCACTGACAGAGGGCCAGTAGTCTAACAAATAATACTGCAACCTCCGCAGAACGTTGTCATGTCTGGATGCTGCAATAGCCGCTTTACCGAGATGTCTTGTGAAATGTGGACCCTTTGTGATGACAAGAAAACAGGAGTGGTGGTCATAAGATGATAGAATCTAAAAGTTAGAAATAACAAACTGTACTCAGGGATGCCATGACTTCTTTGTACAGGAGAAATAGCAGCTTTTCTGCCtctgattaatctgtaaatagagATCAACTGTTGCTTCACATAAGTTACTTTTGCTCACAAACCTGTGTGCTGTTCAAGGTGTAAAGGGTGAATAACTGTCATTTGCTATCAGGGCTGTTGTAGGCTCTTCGAAGGACTGTACTAGCAGTTTCGCCTGATTTAATACATGAACTGCATTTTAGTCAGGGTTGTACAATACCGGTACTGATTTTTTTTGTGCAAATTACTAAAGTGTAAATAAAGAAGAGCAGTGTTCTTGGATAGGTTACTTATTCAACAAATTCTTCTTACCGCAGTTAACATGGAAAATCCAGTATCTACCGAAAATATTATAACACTCTTGGGAAATGATCAGCAAAGCTTTAGTAATTATTGAGCTAAAACAATTATTACTGTAGTCCATGATGTTGGAGCAGAGTGACAGGCTACACTGGATTGTATAAATCTTGCATTTGTGTATTAATAATGGAAAATCAATCTGCATGTTTTGTTATAAAGGTGCAGTAGTTGTCTGAGTTTGATGGACTGAATGTGTGTATGAGTTAAATGTGACAAACAGGTCGAATTCAAAGACTGgtgtcctcctttttttttttaaataaaatttcaaCTTCATATAAAtgtctgggttttatttatCAGACGTCGCCACACTGATGCTACAGTGACCGAGCGCATTGGGACTTTTAAATGGTACATAGATGTGTTTTTGGGCTTAAGCCAGTACAGACCAACCTTATAAAGTAGTCGTGTTAaagctgcatttcctgtgaagaGGAACTTGTTAAAACAGAGCTTAAGGAATAGATGTAAGCAATAACGGGTGGAGTGTTTACAGCAACAATGACCTTTCAGGTTTCACATGGGTTTTGAGAGACAATTTGTGAACTATATGCATAATCATAGTGTTGTGATTGATAATTGCAATATTCTTAGTCTCAAAATCTTAGAATAAGTAATGTGCTACAGTCTATAGTAATTATGTAAATCACACTGTAGTAGTAGATCTTGTTGTGATTTAGTCATTAAGACTCATATCAATAGCAATCATTTAATGCCTGTAAAAAGTATGCCTGTTTAACAAATCGAGTAATAagaaaagtaataaacaaaagTAATAACAATTACCTTTTTTCAAATCAAAAGATGGTATTTagtatttgtatgtatttgttGTAAAATGACTAGACATGATATGATGCAGTAATCGGTTTACTCAGAATAACAAAATGGATATTGTGCTAATAATGTTGATGGACTCTCTTTGAAGTGAGAATATCCTCGAAAGCTGAGAGTTTCAGGGTATGCAGCAGCTTATTTCTACGCAAACAGGAATTCCATCTCCCTGAAGCAAATGAGTGTAGTTAGACAGAGCAAACACTGTGTGGAGCTGTAAGTCCTCCAACATTTAACGCGAGAGCGAGACAGATGAGCAATAATTCCCCTTCTTGATGTCGTTTAAAACACAACTCCGCATCACCCAGACCGCCTCTCACCCAGCGCGCACAGCAATATCCCtcgctgtgcgtgtgtgtgtgtacgtgtgcatgAGGCGTGTACCTGGTTGGAGGGATGGTGTGATAAGTGGATCACAGGCAACACAGGCTGAAGGAAGGAGACGGGTTCACAGGCGAGCTGAGAAACAACAGAGCAGCATCAGATGTAGCACATAAAAGCAT encodes the following:
- the LOC114852786 gene encoding E3 ubiquitin-protein ligase RBBP6-like; translated protein: MSCVHYKFSSKLDYNTVTFDGLHITLNELKRQIMARERLKATDCDLQITNAQTREEYTDDEAHIPKHSSVIVRRTPIGGVKPAGRTFIVDRSDTAVVGSSRPTDSSPSLSLAQLTKTANLVDANASEEDKIKAMMTQSNHEYDPINYSKKAVGPPPAHYTCFRCGKAGHYIRQCPMLMVQDKSVEGPKPVRISKGIPQSFMVKAEPGTKGAMLTSTGEYAIPAIDAEAYALGKKERPPFVPHDQSSSEDDSDPIPDELLCPICNDLMTDAVVIPCCGNSYCDDCIRTALLDSEEHICYTCKQSDVSPDNLIANKFLRQAVNNFKNETGYTKHARKQVQHAIPPPPRPQLVRPPNSRQQDPLLANVSKPPSAPTRTLPPQVTPPVTETAPTSAVTAAPTPPHAAAVVESEAASPAPPPVMDRHSPMHSISQGEPPPPGETDPEPTVATGSSVTSERRSQGYHVTVLGHPPPTRLLNPPVNHMRPHHVGRGRHWESTRSYRARAEHPSTHVPTVPPPAPAPSVYPSPSLYPPPQPYPPPYPSAPGLIAPPALGYQPQPIFGPGPPGLNPPWVAPGTQPPLATLPPSLAQPPLSKDDFYRPRHRQDKVASKLDEFTKDFHKELMKYRNPPKRRRPSYSRSRSFSRSPFSRSPYSRSRSRSRSRSVSRSYSYSPSRSRSRSRSHGRPYPRSPYSRRNGRSYGRSRSRSRSRSRSYGYRRSGSPRSPLSYRGGAWEGAEGPASYRSRSRSRSPGAYRSRTPSGRKLPPRELAHYDMKTSSPGGHDRWDKERYRQWESADWFYKDYDNQHPSLHQRGRGSRDRERERMSPLSRDYSPQGRGRRGKEDRGAPPHHPPSSSSSGTKSSKVLKTKKIKKKKTGDEPEPSHQSVDRGDATPVRDEPMDEIPSLTKTPPVSSKPPSSTTSTKAPASKSTAAPGKPSTKSTSKSQSDKIKKEKGQKGKAKVKTEGVKVKSEKVKKKSGEAVVTKRKDSSSMVAKPLTTRTVKSKPEDALNSTTPKKDKSKTSAVKPALLKTPPPPSQNLPLPHSSLHEGSRAGQDIRGRRDLLQGGGLLPVPHPHGLPPFHRPPSPVESRRRIGEEGRSLLGPPPGKLRRLDGLMGGPDMMPHSHISHPHLIHRLPPPTDRPGLLPIPGSRDMARGDTDRGSIRPLMDLQVKPLRKIKLNRDLGRKSSTETAASDRTPLGPEKMVPSERSATATKEGDRPSSTPEGARGKERSASAERGVSRERPGSAGERLQGTDREQDRSSGPDRATDREQDRGSGLDRERDRTADRERDRTADRERDRTADRERDRTADRERDRTADRERDRIADRERDRIADRERDRTADRERDRTGERERDRTAERERDRTAERERDRTAERERDRTAERERDRTADRERDRTADRERDRTADRERDRGLGSDRDKGLGSDREKEKVSGSQKGAGAVERETEGERCMRTERKNSSGGSGRSVSLDKMTIGEKSARRQVDHQDKPSGSKERGDVAEQVSKSDRSVSKDRTERSMPSGEKPAAAHREAKGGDEAAAMKSKPKISRKALTSHTMSSTRSTQDTKRDSERDSKSASSKPATQCSPSFVKSPARTPSVSPEPSPISEEPLIQPPPRSKWEREDDEEGQENGSVASKEPSPVPQKSRGREGQTEAPRLVRSEGRDATKEDRKGAVKEDKKGRAQRDDSKGSRSTHTNSDKQAKSKTMREDGRGVTGKEERATEGRGGGAREENRGPEPRRQRLCSDLGRETDEAAFVPDYSEGEGSEPERGRSGSASPSLSHPSDSPTPSNHSGSATTTTDKKKKKHKKHKKHKKHKKHGSQDKEGEHKEHKHKHKKKKHKKSKDKDAEEEEKTEKAEEETPC